In Cucurbita pepo subsp. pepo cultivar mu-cu-16 chromosome LG04, ASM280686v2, whole genome shotgun sequence, the following are encoded in one genomic region:
- the LOC111792401 gene encoding mechanosensitive ion channel protein 6-like encodes MDSFKKSLKPNGPFKHSRKISAGGAGSEINQEELPILLDHQPSDQHNRHKVRRPANDGEPSGHNEVILKVDDGGSSAVSRSQESAGYGGKVWRESRYDFWSNNDGIGTGGSASWASGARASDSGDRNEGFEFVRRGNGTDDPPTKLIGDFLHKQKVRGETTLDLDLEMEELRLDRTKTPMMDSPLSRASKDLKVSFQHDSTEISSNESVRRRYKEFREMQEESKRGQPSWHQSHHEHGGSSISGVQNDSVAEAMRSASNLSFQSTLSLHRKSHLLKAKGKSRLTDPPAEPDRLSGLVNKSGQLRSGFLGRTDDEEDDPFLEEDFPDDFRRGKLDALTVLQWISLFLITAALVCTLSIRHLRENSLWEFSIWKWEVMVLVLICGRLVSGWGIGIGVFFIERNFLLRKKVLYFVYGIKRPVQNCLWLGLVLIAWHLLFDKRVKNQTNSDILDYVRKSLVCLLLSTLIWLAKTLMLKVLASSFHVSTYFDRIQESLFNQYVIETLSGPPRIELQKSEEEQKKIADEVQRLQSAGVPVPPDLRAAALSSIKSGERVRSNVASQRSLRGKDPKLSRVSTKNGSEGINIDHLHKLTSKNVSAWNMKRLLKIVRYGSITTLDEQIQGPSLDDESTTTEIKSEREAKAAAKKIFQNVARPGFKYIYLDDLMRFMKEEEVLKTLSRFEGATETRRISKSALKNWVVNAFRERRALSLTLNDTKTAVERLGLVVNVIFSIFIIVLWIILLGIASRKVILYISSQIVLVAFIFGNTLKNIFEAIIFLFVMHPFDVGDRCEIDDIQMVVEEMNILTTVFLRHDNLKIIVPNSVLATKVIHNHYRSPDMGEFIEICVHIMTPLEKITAMKQRIISYIESDKEHWCPSPIILMKDIDSADKLAMSIWLSHTMNHQDIRERWARRSVVVEEVLKICQEFDITPSLVPPP; translated from the exons ATGGATTCCTTCAAGAAATCTCTCAAACCCAATGGACCTTTCAAGCATTCCAGGAAGATTTCTGCCGGCGGAGCTGGAAGCGAAATCAATCAGGAGGAGCTCCCCATTCTTCTCGATCACCAACCTTCTGATCAGCATAATCGCCATAAGGTTCGTCGACCAGCCAACGACGGCGAACCTTCTGGACACAATGAGGTCATTCTCAAGGTCGATGATGGCGGTTCTTCGGCTGTCTCAAGATCGCAGGAGTCTGCCGGCTATGGCGGGAAGGTTTGGCGGGAATCTAGGTATGACTTCTGGAGTAATAATGATGGAATTGGAACTGGAGGTAGTGCGAGTTGGGCTAGTGGTGCGAGAGCGAGTGATAGTGGTGATAGAAATGAGGGATTTGAATTTGTGAGGCGTGGGAATGGTACGGATGATCCGCCGACGAAGCTGATTggtgattttcttcataagCAGAAAGTTAGAGGCGAAACGACTTTGGATTTGGATCTGGAAATGGAGGAGTTGCGGCTTGATAGGACTAAAACTCCGATGATGGACTCGCCGTTGAGTCGGGCTTCGAAGGATCTTAAAGTTTCGTTTCAACATGACTCGACTGAAATATCGAGCAATGAATCGGTTCGACGGCGGTATAAAGAGTTCCGTGAAATGCAAGAAGAGAGCAAAAGAGGTCAGCCGTCATGGCATCAATCGCACCATGAACATGGCGGATCTTCCATCTCTGGTGTTCAGAACGACTCTGTTGCTGAAGCTATGAGAAGCGCATCTAACTTGTCTTTTCAGAGCACTCTTTCGTTGCATAGGAAATCTCATTTGCTGAAGGCTAAAGGCAAGTCGAGATTGACAGATCCGCCGGCAGAACCAGACCGTCTCTCCGGCCTCGTTAACAAATCGGGACAGCTCCGATCAGGGTTTCTCGGCAGGACTGACGATGAGGAGGACGACCCTTTTCTGGAGGAGGATTTTCCAGACGATTTCAGAAGGGGTAAGCTCGATGCTCTAACTGTGCTTCAATGGATCAGTTTGTTTCTAATCACTGCTGCTTTAGTTTGCACACTTTCTATTCGCCATTTGAGAGAAAATAGCTTATGGGAATTTAGTATATGGAAATGGGAGGTGATGGTTTTGGTACTGATTTGTGGGCGATTGGTATCTGGTTGGGGGATTGGAATTGGAGTATTTTTCATTGAGAGGAATTTTCTTTTGCGTAAGAAGGTTCTGTATTTCGTTTATGGGATTAAGAGGCCAGTGCAGAATTGTCTATGGTTAGGCCTTGTTCTAATCGCTTGGCATTTGTTGTTTGATAAGCGAGTTAAGAATCAAACCAACAGCGATATACTCGATTACGTGAGGAAAAGTTTAGTGTGTCTCTTGTTAAGCACATTGATTTGGCTAGCTAAGACCCTGATGCTGAAGGTGCTTGCATCTTCCTTCCATGTGAGCACATACTTCGATCGAATTCAGGAATCGTTGTTTAACCAATATGTAATCGAGACGCTTTCGGGGCCACCACGGATTGAGCTTCAGAAGAGTgaggaagaacagaagaaaatTGCAGATGAAGTTCAAAGACTACAGAGTGCAGGAGTTCCCGTACCCCCTGATCTAAGGGCAGCAGCTTTATCTTCTATAAAGAGTGGTGAAAGGGTAAGAAGCAATGTGGCGAGCCAGAGAAGTTTGCGTGGAAAAGATCCCAAACTCTCAAGGGTATCTACCAAAAATGGAAGTGAAGGGATAAATATTGACCACTTGCACAAGCTAACTTCGAAGAATGTATCTGCTTGGAATATGAAGAGGTTGCTGAAAATAGTTAGATATGGAAGTATTACCACACTGGATGAGCAGATACAGGGGCCGTCTCTTGATGATGAATCTACTACTACCGAGATCAAAAGTGAACGCGAGGCAAAGGCTGCTGCTAAGAAGATTTTTCAGAACGTGGCTCGGCCCGGGTTCAA GTACATATACCTGGACGACTTGATGCGGTtcatgaaagaagaagaggttCTTAAAACACTTAGTCGCTTTGAGGGAGCAACTGAGACCCGGAGGATAAGCAAGTCTGCCTTGAAAAATTGGGTG GTCAATGCCTTCAGAGAACGTAGAGCCCTTTCTTTAACACTGAATGATACCAAAACAGCTGTTGAGAGACTTGGCCTTGTGGTGAATGTCATATTCAGCATCTTTATAATAGTTTTATGGATTATATTACTAGGAATTGCCTCCAGAAAAGTCATCCTCTACATTAGTTCTCAAATAGTGCTTGTGGCATTCATTTTTGGGAACACTCTAAAGAACATATTTGAAGcaatcatcttcttgtttGTCATGCATCCGTTCGACGTCGGAGATCGATGTGAAATCGATGATATTCAG ATGGTTGTAGAGGAAATGAACATCTTGACTACTGTGTTCTTGAGACACGACAACCTGAAGATTATTGTCCCAAATAGTGTTCTTGCAACCAAAGTGATCCACAACCACTACCGTAGTCCCGACATGGGCGAATTTATTGAAATCTGTGTCCATATAATGACGCCACTTGAGAAAATTACGGCCATGAAACAGAGAATCATAAG TTACATTGAATCCGACAAAGAACACTGGTGTCCTTCCCCAATTATTTTGATGAAGGATATAGATAGTGCAGACAAATTGGCCATGTCAATTTGGCTGTCACACACAATGAACCACCAAGACATAAGGGAAAGATGGGCCCGGAGATCCGTCGTGGTCGAAGAGGTATTGAAGATCTGTCAAGAGTTCGACATTACACCGTCTCTCGTCCCGCCACCGTGA
- the LOC111792429 gene encoding serine/threonine-protein kinase STY46 isoform X1: protein MVMEDNESCGSRAYGSLSPAQSRQQRQKFEVYNEVLRRLKDSVNEETLQPGFDDELWLHFNRLPTRYALDVNVERAEDVLMHKRLLQCAHDPANRPAIEVRLVQVQAISDGNSADFAASCPVKDTDHNSSNLPSRQSIHPPPAFGSSPNLEALALEANNAQDQEVDHSVHAKTQSFRPMHEITFSTDDKPKLLSQLTSLLAEIGLNIQEAHAFSTVDGYSLDVFVVDGWPYEETERLKTAIEKEVLQRKAWPNHKSFSIRERDISIKPDPDRVEIPTDGTDVWEINPRHLKFEHKVASGSYGDLYKGTYCSQEVAIKVLKPERVDSDMQSEFAQEVYIMRKVRHKNVVQFIGACTKPPSLCIVTEFMSGGSVYDYLHKQKGTFRLPSLLKVAIDVSKGMNYLHQNNIIHRDLKAANLLMDENEVVKVADFGVARVKAQSGVMTAETGTYRWMAPEVIEHKPYDHKADVFSFAIVLWELLTGKLPYEFLTPLQAAVGVVQKGLRPIIPKHTNPKLAELLEKCWQQDPSCRPDFSEIIDILLQITKEVAEDGDERRKEKSGGLLSVLRRNHQ from the exons ATGGTTATGGAGGATAACGAGAGCTGTGGAAGTAGAGCGTACGGCTCCTTGTCGCCGGCGCAGTCTCGGCAACAGAGGCAGAAGTTTGAGGTCTACAATGAGGTTCTTCGCCGTCTCAAGGATTCCGTCAACGAGGAGACGCTTCAGCCTGGTTTCGATGACGAACTATGGCTTCACTTTAATCGCCTTCCTACTCG ATATGCTCTCGATGTAAATGTGGAGAGGGCAGAAGATGTTCTCATGCATAAAAGATTATTGCAATGTGCTCATGATCCTGCAAATCGACCTGCAATTGAAGTTCGCCTAGTGCAG GTCCAAGCCATTTCTGATGGGAATTCAGCTGATTTTGCTGCTTCCTGTCCTGTAAAAGACACTGATcataattcttcaaatttaccGAGCAGGCAGAG CATACATCCACCACCTGCCTTTGGGTCATCTCCCAACCTTGAAGCCCTCGCCCTTGAAGCTAATAACGCTCAGGATCAGGAGGTTGATCATTCCGTACATGCCAAAACACAATCTTTCCG GCCGATGCATGAAATAACTTTCTCTACGGATGACAAGCCAAAACTTCTCAGTCAG TTGACTTCCTTGCTTGCGGAGATTGGGCTGAACATCCAGGAGGCACATGCATTTTCCACTGTTGATGGTTACTCCTTGGACGTTTTTGTAGTTGATGGTTGGCCCTATGAG GAAACAGAGCGATTGAAGACTGCGATAGAGAAGGAAGTCTTACAG aggAAGGCTTGGCCAAATCATAAATCCTTTTCAATAAGGGAACGAGATATATCAATTAAACCTGATCCTGATCGTGTGGAAATTCCCACGGATGGGACTGATGTATGGGAAATTAATCCTAGACATCTGAAGTTTGAGCATAAAGTTGCATCTGGATCATATGGAGATCT GTATAAAGGTACATACTGCAGTCAGGAAGTCGCTATTAAAGTCCTTAAACCTGAACGCGTAGATTCAGATATGCAAAGTGAGTTTGCCCAGGAGGTGTACATTATGAG AAAAGTCAGGCATAAGAATGTCGTACAGTTTATAGGTGCATGTACTAAACCTCCAAGCTTGTGCATAGTAACAG AATTTATGTCTGGTGGTAGTGTCTATGACTATCTACATAAACAAAAGGGCACTTTTAGGCTTCCATCCTTGCTCAAGGTTGCCATTGATGTTTCCAAGGGAATGAACTACTTGCACCAAAATAACATCATTCACAGAGATCTCAAGGCTGCCAATCTTCTgatggatgaaaatgaa GTTGTCAAGGTTGCTGATTTCGGCGTCGCCAGAGTGAAAGCTCAATCAGGAGTCATGACTGCAGAAACTGGGACATATCGGTGGATGGCTCCTGAG GTTATTGAACACAAACCCTATGATCACAAGGCTGATGTTTTCAGTTTTGCAATTGTCTTGTGGGAGCTGCTTACTGGAAAG CTACCCTATGAATTCCTAACCCCATTACAAGCTGCAGTCGGAGTGGTACAAAAG GGCTTACGGCCTATTATTCCAAAGCACACTAATCCGAAGCTGGCTGAGTTGCTGGAAAAATGCTGGCAACAAGACCCCTCATGCCGGCCTGACTTCTCTGAAATTATCGACATTTTGTTGCAGATAACTAAGGAA gtTGCAGAAGATGGCGATGAACGACGGAAGGAGAAGAGTGGAGGATTACTTTCTGTGTTGAGACGAAACCATCAATGA
- the LOC111792429 gene encoding serine/threonine-protein kinase STY46 isoform X2 — MVMEDNESCGSRAYGSLSPAQSRQQRQKFEVYNEVLRRLKDSVNEETLQPGFDDELWLHFNRLPTRYALDVNVERAEDVLMHKRLLQCAHDPANRPAIEVRLVQVQAISDGNSADFAASCPVKDTDHNSSNLPSRQSIHPPPAFGSSPNLEALALEANNAQDQEVDHSVHAKTQSFRPMHEITFSTDDKPKLLSQLTSLLAEIGLNIQEAHAFSTVDGYSLDVFVVDGWPYEETERLKTAIEKEVLQVERKAWPNHKSFSIRERDISIKPDPDRVEIPTDGTDVWEINPRHLKFEHKVASGSYGDLYKGTYCSQEVAIKVLKPERVDSDMQSEFAQEVYIMRKVRHKNVVQFIGACTKPPSLCIVTEFMSGGSVYDYLHKQKGTFRLPSLLKVAIDVSKGMNYLHQNNIIHRDLKAANLLMDENEVVKVADFGVARVKAQSGVMTAETGTYRWMAPEVIEHKPYDHKADVFSFAIVLWELLTGKLPYEFLTPLQAAVGVVQKGLRPIIPKHTNPKLAELLEKCWQQDPSCRPDFSEIIDILLQITKEVAEDGDERRKEKSGGLLSVLRRNHQ, encoded by the exons ATGGTTATGGAGGATAACGAGAGCTGTGGAAGTAGAGCGTACGGCTCCTTGTCGCCGGCGCAGTCTCGGCAACAGAGGCAGAAGTTTGAGGTCTACAATGAGGTTCTTCGCCGTCTCAAGGATTCCGTCAACGAGGAGACGCTTCAGCCTGGTTTCGATGACGAACTATGGCTTCACTTTAATCGCCTTCCTACTCG ATATGCTCTCGATGTAAATGTGGAGAGGGCAGAAGATGTTCTCATGCATAAAAGATTATTGCAATGTGCTCATGATCCTGCAAATCGACCTGCAATTGAAGTTCGCCTAGTGCAG GTCCAAGCCATTTCTGATGGGAATTCAGCTGATTTTGCTGCTTCCTGTCCTGTAAAAGACACTGATcataattcttcaaatttaccGAGCAGGCAGAG CATACATCCACCACCTGCCTTTGGGTCATCTCCCAACCTTGAAGCCCTCGCCCTTGAAGCTAATAACGCTCAGGATCAGGAGGTTGATCATTCCGTACATGCCAAAACACAATCTTTCCG GCCGATGCATGAAATAACTTTCTCTACGGATGACAAGCCAAAACTTCTCAGTCAG TTGACTTCCTTGCTTGCGGAGATTGGGCTGAACATCCAGGAGGCACATGCATTTTCCACTGTTGATGGTTACTCCTTGGACGTTTTTGTAGTTGATGGTTGGCCCTATGAG GAAACAGAGCGATTGAAGACTGCGATAGAGAAGGAAGTCTTACAGGTTGAG aggAAGGCTTGGCCAAATCATAAATCCTTTTCAATAAGGGAACGAGATATATCAATTAAACCTGATCCTGATCGTGTGGAAATTCCCACGGATGGGACTGATGTATGGGAAATTAATCCTAGACATCTGAAGTTTGAGCATAAAGTTGCATCTGGATCATATGGAGATCT GTATAAAGGTACATACTGCAGTCAGGAAGTCGCTATTAAAGTCCTTAAACCTGAACGCGTAGATTCAGATATGCAAAGTGAGTTTGCCCAGGAGGTGTACATTATGAG AAAAGTCAGGCATAAGAATGTCGTACAGTTTATAGGTGCATGTACTAAACCTCCAAGCTTGTGCATAGTAACAG AATTTATGTCTGGTGGTAGTGTCTATGACTATCTACATAAACAAAAGGGCACTTTTAGGCTTCCATCCTTGCTCAAGGTTGCCATTGATGTTTCCAAGGGAATGAACTACTTGCACCAAAATAACATCATTCACAGAGATCTCAAGGCTGCCAATCTTCTgatggatgaaaatgaa GTTGTCAAGGTTGCTGATTTCGGCGTCGCCAGAGTGAAAGCTCAATCAGGAGTCATGACTGCAGAAACTGGGACATATCGGTGGATGGCTCCTGAG GTTATTGAACACAAACCCTATGATCACAAGGCTGATGTTTTCAGTTTTGCAATTGTCTTGTGGGAGCTGCTTACTGGAAAG CTACCCTATGAATTCCTAACCCCATTACAAGCTGCAGTCGGAGTGGTACAAAAG GGCTTACGGCCTATTATTCCAAAGCACACTAATCCGAAGCTGGCTGAGTTGCTGGAAAAATGCTGGCAACAAGACCCCTCATGCCGGCCTGACTTCTCTGAAATTATCGACATTTTGTTGCAGATAACTAAGGAA gtTGCAGAAGATGGCGATGAACGACGGAAGGAGAAGAGTGGAGGATTACTTTCTGTGTTGAGACGAAACCATCAATGA